In Maridesulfovibrio zosterae DSM 11974, a genomic segment contains:
- the rpmD gene encoding 50S ribosomal protein L30: MLKVKLVRSKIGCNPKQRATLVALGLRKIRQERSFEDSSVVRGMIKKVEHLVEVSES; this comes from the coding sequence ATGCTTAAGGTAAAACTCGTACGCAGCAAGATCGGTTGCAATCCCAAACAGCGTGCAACTCTCGTTGCACTGGGACTGCGTAAGATCAGGCAGGAAAGAAGCTTTGAAGACAGTTCCGTTGTACGCGGAATGATCAAAAAAGTTGAGCACCTTGTGGAGGTATCAGAATCATGA
- the map gene encoding type I methionyl aminopeptidase — protein MKKFRGIYLKNEKEIGLMREANRLVSNILDILGDSIKPGITTMDLENLACKACEGYGVEPAFKGYHGFPFALCCSVNEEIVHGFPSDKRVLKEGDIVSIDMGVIFQGFYGDSARTYPVGKISATAQKLLDVTRESLMRGINQALTGNSLYDISKAVQDYAEGEGYGVVRRFVGHGIGRNLHEKPEVPNFVPSGLPGVQLKSGMVLAIEPMVTEGSYDIEILDDKWTAVTKDRKLSAHFEHTIAVTADGPIILSRP, from the coding sequence TTGAAAAAGTTCAGAGGGATCTACCTCAAGAATGAAAAAGAGATTGGCCTCATGCGTGAGGCCAATCGTCTTGTTTCTAACATACTGGATATTCTAGGCGATTCAATTAAGCCCGGTATTACGACCATGGACCTTGAAAACCTTGCTTGTAAAGCTTGCGAAGGTTATGGGGTAGAACCAGCATTTAAAGGCTACCATGGTTTTCCTTTCGCTCTCTGTTGTTCTGTGAACGAAGAAATTGTTCATGGTTTTCCTTCTGATAAGCGTGTGCTGAAAGAAGGTGATATTGTAAGTATTGATATGGGTGTTATTTTTCAGGGATTCTACGGTGACTCAGCCCGTACATATCCTGTAGGAAAAATTTCTGCCACTGCACAGAAACTGCTTGATGTGACTCGTGAATCTCTAATGCGAGGAATAAATCAGGCTTTGACTGGGAACAGTCTTTATGACATTTCTAAAGCTGTTCAGGATTATGCTGAAGGTGAAGGGTACGGAGTAGTCAGGAGATTTGTAGGGCATGGCATTGGCCGTAACCTGCATGAGAAACCTGAAGTTCCTAACTTTGTTCCTTCTGGTCTTCCTGGTGTGCAACTCAAAAGCGGAATGGTTTTGGCCATTGAACCAATGGTCACTGAAGGTTCGTATGACATTGAAATTCTCGATGACAAATGGACTGCTGTAACCAAAGACAGGAAGCTGTCTGCCCATTTTGAGCATACCATTGCCGTAACTGCTGATGGACCTATTATTTTAAGTCGACCTTAA
- the rpsE gene encoding 30S ribosomal protein S5, with protein MEQNDLGLIEKIVYLNRVAKVVKGGRRFSFSALVVVGDGKGQVGFGLGKANEVPEAIRKASEKARKEMISVPLLDGTLPYEVLGRYGAGRVMLKPASKGTGIIAGGPVRAVLEVVGVHDILTKAIGTNNPHNVLRATVAGLASLRSADEVSHLRGKKVVTPRK; from the coding sequence ATGGAACAGAATGATCTGGGTCTGATTGAAAAAATCGTTTATCTCAACCGAGTAGCTAAAGTTGTGAAGGGTGGTAGAAGGTTCTCCTTCAGTGCCCTGGTTGTGGTAGGTGACGGTAAAGGTCAGGTCGGTTTCGGACTTGGTAAAGCCAACGAAGTACCTGAAGCTATTAGAAAAGCTTCAGAGAAGGCTCGTAAAGAAATGATTTCCGTACCTCTTTTGGACGGAACCCTTCCTTACGAAGTTCTCGGCCGCTACGGTGCTGGACGCGTAATGCTCAAACCCGCCTCTAAAGGTACCGGTATCATTGCCGGTGGTCCTGTACGTGCGGTGCTTGAAGTAGTCGGAGTCCACGATATCCTTACTAAGGCTATCGGCACTAACAACCCGCATAATGTCCTTCGCGCAACAGTCGCTGGACTTGCTTCTCTGCGCAGTGCTGATGAAGTTTCTCATCTTCGCGGGAAGAAAGTTGTGACTCCCAGAAAGTAG
- the secY gene encoding preprotein translocase subunit SecY, whose protein sequence is MALSGVDNLSRLPELKKKIFWTFLLLAVYRIGIHIPVPGVDSAALADFFESVSNTLFGLFDMFSGGGLRNLSIFALGIMPYISASIIIQLLNVVSPELKRLSQEGAQGRKKITQYTRYATVAITIVQGFGIAMGLESMTSPTGAPVVLHAGWAFRGITILTLTAGTVFLMWLGEQMTEKGIGNGISMIIFAGIVAGLPAAIFNTVRLMQAGEITLFLLLFVMAFMVVILAFIVYMERGQRRIPIHYAKRMMGRKMMGGQTTHLPLRINTAGVIPPIFASSILMFPATLASFSNNEILSKISANFKPDAILYNVIYISLIIFFCYFYTAIIFDPKGIAENIQKQGGFIPGIRPGVKTREYIDRVLARITLWGSLYVSAICVIPMLLIAQFNVPFYFGGTALLIVVGVAMDFMGKIESYMISRQYEGLMGKGSKIKGR, encoded by the coding sequence GTGGCATTGTCTGGCGTTGATAATCTTTCCCGTCTGCCGGAACTGAAGAAAAAGATCTTTTGGACTTTTCTTCTTCTGGCTGTCTACCGGATCGGGATTCACATCCCGGTCCCGGGCGTAGACAGCGCAGCATTGGCCGATTTTTTTGAGAGTGTTTCTAACACTCTCTTCGGCCTTTTTGACATGTTCTCTGGTGGCGGGTTGCGTAACTTGTCCATATTCGCGTTAGGGATTATGCCCTACATCTCCGCGTCTATTATTATTCAACTTCTTAATGTAGTAAGTCCTGAACTCAAGCGGCTTAGTCAGGAAGGGGCCCAGGGACGCAAGAAGATTACTCAGTACACCAGGTACGCTACTGTTGCGATTACTATTGTTCAGGGTTTCGGCATAGCCATGGGCCTTGAAAGTATGACCAGTCCTACCGGAGCTCCTGTTGTACTACATGCAGGGTGGGCCTTTAGGGGTATTACCATCCTTACACTGACAGCCGGTACTGTTTTTCTCATGTGGCTCGGTGAACAAATGACCGAGAAAGGCATAGGAAACGGTATATCCATGATCATTTTTGCAGGTATTGTTGCAGGTCTTCCTGCTGCTATTTTTAATACCGTGCGTTTGATGCAGGCCGGAGAGATTACTCTCTTCCTGCTTTTATTCGTTATGGCATTTATGGTCGTAATTCTGGCTTTTATTGTTTATATGGAACGTGGGCAGCGTAGAATACCTATTCATTATGCTAAGCGTATGATGGGACGTAAAATGATGGGCGGTCAGACAACACATCTTCCGCTTAGAATCAACACCGCTGGTGTTATTCCACCAATTTTTGCATCCAGTATTCTTATGTTTCCTGCAACTCTTGCCAGTTTCTCTAATAACGAGATTCTTTCCAAGATATCGGCTAATTTTAAGCCTGATGCCATACTTTACAATGTAATTTATATCTCCCTGATCATCTTTTTCTGCTACTTCTATACAGCGATCATTTTTGATCCTAAAGGAATTGCTGAAAATATTCAGAAACAGGGTGGGTTTATTCCTGGTATTCGCCCAGGAGTTAAAACACGTGAATATATTGACCGTGTTCTTGCAAGAATTACCCTTTGGGGTTCCTTGTATGTCTCCGCAATCTGTGTAATCCCTATGCTTCTTATTGCTCAGTTTAATGTTCCTTTCTACTTCGGTGGAACAGCACTTCTCATTGTAGTTGGTGTTGCTATGGACTTTATGGGTAAAATCGAATCTTACATGATCTCTCGTCAATATGAGGGACTCATGGGTAAGGGCAGCAAGATTAAGGGCAGGTAG
- the rplO gene encoding 50S ribosomal protein L15, with translation MRLHEIYPFPEERKNRKRVGRGGGSGTGGTSGKGHKGQNSRSGGGVPAWFEGGQMPLARRLPKRGFKNPFREEYVALNVGQILGAFEGKTEISLEDIYERGLCKKGALVKVLGVGEVSAAVTIEAHRFSASATEKITKAGGSAKALEG, from the coding sequence ATGAGGCTGCACGAAATATATCCGTTCCCAGAGGAACGTAAAAATCGCAAACGCGTAGGTCGCGGCGGCGGTTCAGGCACAGGTGGAACATCCGGTAAAGGCCATAAAGGTCAGAACAGCCGCTCCGGTGGTGGTGTCCCAGCTTGGTTTGAAGGTGGCCAGATGCCTCTGGCTCGTCGTCTTCCTAAACGCGGTTTCAAGAATCCCTTTCGTGAAGAGTATGTTGCTTTGAACGTTGGCCAGATTCTTGGAGCTTTCGAAGGCAAAACTGAAATATCTCTCGAAGACATTTATGAAAGAGGCCTTTGCAAAAAAGGCGCACTCGTAAAAGTTCTTGGAGTGGGTGAAGTAAGTGCTGCTGTAACCATCGAAGCACACCGCTTCAGCGCTTCTGCGACTGAAAAAATCACAAAGGCCGGTGGTTCGGCTAAAGCCCTGGAAGGATAA
- the rpmJ gene encoding 50S ribosomal protein L36 — translation MKVRPSVKKICPKCKVIRRKGVLRVICENPRHKQRQG, via the coding sequence ATGAAAGTTAGACCATCTGTTAAGAAGATTTGTCCCAAATGCAAAGTAATCAGACGCAAGGGTGTTCTGAGGGTTATTTGTGAAAACCCCAGACACAAACAGCGTCAAGGATAG